In Chitinophaga sp. HK235, a single window of DNA contains:
- a CDS encoding peptidoglycan DD-metalloendopeptidase family protein encodes MKRVIGLFCLLPHLLQAQSVPEKNYPQGYFRNPLNVPIELAGNFGELRPNHFHSGMDMKTQQKENLPVHAAADGYVSRIGVSHTGFGNVLYITHPNGYTTVYAHLNSFFPALQAYVKKQQYASESWASDLSIPANMFPVKKGDFVAWSGNTGGSAGPHLHFEIRNTQTEKPLNPLLFGFNIADTRPPDVYRIAIYDMEKSIYEQQPMMLAVKKAGDHYVTTQPVVKVKADKVGLGINAIDRMNNAPNTYGIYEVFMLNNDVPDIDFQLDNIGYEETRYLNAHIDYKVKKGGGPYLQLLFSLPGNELDIYHDLKGDGTINLADGQVHEVKLLVKDAYGNTSTVKVNLQQGGEETPDKPCANTMYPDSRNIFENNQVEFYLDERALYDRICFNYQEIPAASAKYYSNIYHLHTPLVPVHDFFDVRLKATRTVPEYLQPKIVMVREGLGSTSVSGTVLEDGWYKGTFRDFGNFHLEVDTIAPKVMPIGVKPGANLSKATKLSFTMSDDSGIKDFRGELDGKWLMFSRKGNVLTYTFDEHCPPGNHTLVMKVTDVAGNEGTYHLSFKR; translated from the coding sequence ATGAAGAGAGTCATTGGCTTATTTTGCTTACTACCACATTTATTACAGGCGCAATCCGTTCCCGAAAAAAATTACCCCCAGGGCTATTTCAGGAACCCGCTGAATGTTCCCATAGAGCTGGCTGGTAACTTTGGAGAGTTAAGGCCTAATCACTTCCATTCCGGTATGGACATGAAAACCCAGCAGAAGGAAAATCTGCCGGTACATGCTGCTGCAGATGGATATGTGAGCCGTATAGGAGTGTCGCATACCGGCTTCGGGAATGTATTGTATATTACCCACCCCAATGGCTATACGACCGTATATGCCCACCTGAACAGCTTCTTCCCGGCCCTTCAGGCTTACGTGAAAAAACAACAGTATGCCAGTGAAAGCTGGGCCAGCGATCTGTCTATTCCGGCGAATATGTTTCCTGTGAAGAAAGGTGATTTTGTAGCCTGGAGCGGTAATACCGGCGGCTCTGCCGGCCCGCACCTGCACTTCGAAATCCGGAACACCCAGACGGAAAAACCACTCAACCCGCTGTTGTTTGGCTTTAACATAGCTGATACCCGTCCTCCGGACGTTTATCGTATAGCCATTTACGATATGGAGAAAAGCATCTATGAGCAACAGCCTATGATGCTCGCTGTTAAAAAAGCCGGCGACCACTACGTGACCACTCAGCCCGTTGTAAAAGTGAAAGCCGATAAGGTAGGTCTTGGTATCAACGCCATAGACCGCATGAACAATGCACCCAACACCTACGGCATTTACGAAGTCTTTATGCTGAATAATGATGTGCCGGACATCGACTTCCAGCTGGATAATATCGGGTATGAAGAAACCAGATATCTGAATGCCCATATCGACTATAAGGTGAAAAAAGGCGGAGGCCCTTATCTGCAGCTGCTGTTTTCCCTGCCAGGCAATGAACTGGACATCTACCACGATCTGAAAGGTGATGGCACCATCAACCTGGCTGACGGACAGGTGCACGAAGTGAAACTGCTGGTGAAAGACGCCTATGGCAATACTTCCACCGTGAAGGTAAACCTGCAGCAGGGCGGAGAGGAAACACCGGACAAGCCTTGTGCCAACACCATGTATCCTGATTCCCGCAATATCTTCGAAAACAACCAGGTAGAGTTTTATCTGGATGAACGTGCGCTGTACGACCGGATCTGCTTTAATTACCAGGAGATCCCGGCTGCATCTGCAAAATATTATTCCAACATCTATCACCTCCATACTCCGCTGGTGCCGGTACACGACTTCTTTGACGTGCGGTTGAAGGCTACCAGAACAGTGCCCGAATACCTGCAGCCTAAAATAGTGATGGTACGGGAAGGCCTTGGCAGCACCAGTGTGTCCGGTACCGTACTGGAAGATGGCTGGTACAAAGGTACTTTCCGCGATTTCGGCAATTTCCACCTGGAAGTAGATACGATAGCGCCTAAAGTAATGCCAATTGGTGTGAAACCTGGTGCTAACCTGTCTAAAGCCACCAAGCTGTCTTTTACCATGAGTGATGACAGCGGCATCAAGGATTTCCGGGGAGAGCTGGATGGTAAATGGCTGATGTTTTCCCGGAAAGGTAACGTGCTTACCTATACGTTTGATGAACATTGTCCTCCGGGCAATCATACACTCGTCATGAAAGTGACAGACGTAGCGGGTAATGAAGGCACCTATCATCTGTCCTTCAAACGTTAG
- the gldA gene encoding gliding motility-associated ABC transporter ATP-binding subunit GldA, with the protein MSILVSQLSKVYGEQRAVDAISFELKKGEITGFLGPNGAGKSTTMKMITGFLPPTSGSASVCGYDIVSQSLEVRKRVGYLPESNPLYYDMYVREFLEFVAGVHQLGQTAPDRIRKVIDITGLQPESRKKIGALSNGYKQRVGLAQALLHDPEVLILDEPTTGLDPNQLADIRQLIKDLGADKTVILSTHIMQEVEALCGRVIIINKGKIVADDQLSELQQQNTANGYLQVTFGEPATAEELAQIAGVSRVKAAEGNSWQLYTNEIDLVRKNLLQFALINNRNILSLQSNSQSLETIFREITKSV; encoded by the coding sequence ATGTCTATCCTGGTATCACAACTTAGTAAGGTCTATGGCGAACAAAGGGCGGTAGATGCTATTTCCTTTGAGCTGAAGAAAGGGGAAATAACAGGATTTCTGGGCCCCAACGGGGCAGGGAAGTCTACCACCATGAAAATGATTACAGGCTTTCTGCCTCCTACCAGCGGCAGCGCCAGTGTTTGTGGTTATGATATCGTCAGCCAGTCTCTGGAGGTACGTAAAAGAGTAGGATACCTGCCGGAGTCGAACCCGTTGTATTACGACATGTATGTACGGGAATTCCTGGAGTTTGTTGCCGGCGTGCATCAGCTGGGACAGACTGCACCGGATCGTATCAGGAAGGTGATCGATATTACCGGGCTGCAGCCGGAAAGCCGTAAAAAGATAGGTGCGCTGTCTAACGGCTACAAGCAGCGTGTCGGGCTGGCCCAGGCGTTGCTGCATGATCCCGAAGTGCTGATTCTGGATGAGCCCACTACAGGGCTGGACCCTAATCAGCTGGCTGATATCCGTCAGCTTATCAAAGACCTTGGAGCCGATAAAACGGTGATCCTCTCCACGCATATCATGCAGGAAGTGGAAGCACTCTGCGGACGTGTGATCATTATCAACAAGGGGAAAATAGTAGCTGACGACCAGCTGTCGGAGCTGCAGCAGCAAAATACCGCCAACGGCTATCTGCAGGTGACTTTCGGAGAACCCGCCACTGCTGAAGAGTTGGCACAGATCGCCGGTGTTTCCCGCGTCAAAGCCGCAGAAGGCAACAGCTGGCAACTGTATACCAACGAGATAGACCTTGTACGAAAAAACCTGTTACAATTTGCTTTGATTAATAACAGGAACATCCTTTCTTTGCAAAGCAATTCACAAAGCCTGGAAACCATTTTCCGGGAAATAACGAAGAGCGTTTAG
- the eno gene encoding phosphopyruvate hydratase yields MSTISEIHARQILDSRGNPTIEVDVTTEDGHFGRAAVPSGASTGKHEAVELRDNDKSVYGGKGVLEAIKNVNEIISEELVGWEVTDQAGIDKLLISLDGTPNKAKLGANATLAVSMAVAKAAAEQCNQPLYRYLGGVNAFTLPIPLMNIINGGAHADNKIDFQEFMIVPIGASTFSEGLRWGVEVFHKLKSVLKGKGYSTNVGDEGGFAPEIQSNEEAIETVLEAIKAAGYTPGEQIAIALDAASSEMYSDETKKYKFYKSSQKEITSDEMVAYWTEWCNKYPIVSIEDGMAEDDWEGWKKLTEAVGSRVQLVGDDLFVTNVKRLKQGIDQNIANSILIKVNQIGTVTETIDAVNMAHKAGYTSIMSHRSGETEDTTIADLAVALNCGQIKTGSASRTDRMAKYNQLLRIEEELGEVAIYPTKAISVKK; encoded by the coding sequence ATGAGTACTATTTCAGAAATCCATGCCAGGCAAATTCTCGATAGCCGCGGTAATCCTACAATTGAAGTAGATGTAACTACTGAAGATGGTCATTTCGGCCGTGCTGCCGTTCCATCCGGCGCCTCTACCGGTAAGCATGAAGCAGTAGAACTGCGTGATAACGACAAGAGCGTTTATGGTGGTAAAGGTGTACTGGAAGCCATCAAAAACGTAAACGAAATTATTTCGGAAGAACTGGTTGGCTGGGAAGTTACTGACCAGGCAGGTATCGATAAATTACTGATTTCCCTGGATGGTACCCCCAACAAAGCCAAACTGGGCGCCAACGCTACCCTGGCTGTGAGCATGGCCGTAGCCAAAGCTGCTGCAGAACAATGCAATCAACCGCTGTACCGCTACCTGGGCGGCGTCAACGCATTCACCCTGCCTATTCCCCTGATGAACATCATCAACGGTGGTGCGCACGCGGACAACAAAATTGATTTCCAGGAATTTATGATCGTTCCGATCGGTGCATCTACCTTCTCTGAAGGTCTGCGCTGGGGCGTGGAAGTATTCCACAAACTGAAATCTGTACTGAAAGGTAAAGGCTATAGCACCAACGTAGGTGATGAAGGTGGTTTCGCTCCTGAAATCCAGAGCAACGAAGAAGCTATCGAAACTGTACTGGAAGCTATCAAAGCTGCCGGTTACACTCCTGGTGAACAAATCGCTATCGCCCTGGATGCCGCCAGCAGCGAAATGTACAGCGACGAAACCAAAAAATATAAATTCTACAAAAGCTCTCAGAAAGAAATCACCAGCGATGAAATGGTGGCTTACTGGACTGAGTGGTGCAACAAATACCCTATCGTTTCCATCGAAGACGGTATGGCCGAAGACGACTGGGAAGGTTGGAAAAAACTGACCGAAGCTGTAGGCAGCCGCGTTCAGCTGGTAGGTGACGACCTGTTCGTAACCAACGTTAAACGCCTGAAACAAGGTATCGATCAGAACATCGCTAACAGCATCCTGATCAAAGTAAACCAGATCGGTACTGTGACCGAAACCATTGATGCTGTAAACATGGCCCACAAAGCCGGTTATACTTCCATCATGAGCCACCGCTCCGGTGAAACCGAAGATACTACTATCGCCGACCTCGCTGTAGCACTGAACTGCGGCCAGATCAAAACCGGTTCTGCTTCCCGCACCGACCGTATGGCTAAATACAACCAGCTGCTCCGTATTGAAGAAGAGCTGGGCGAAGTAGCTATCTATCCAACTAAAGCTATCAGCGTTAAAAAATAA
- a CDS encoding septum formation initiator family protein — protein sequence MSFFKSIKLPRYVKNKFFITGIAFVIWIAFLDKTNLMYQYQFQSEVNKLENQKDFFIKEIKQTKEEQQELLSSPEKLEKFAREKYYMKKDNEDLFIITPAPQE from the coding sequence ATGTCTTTCTTCAAATCCATAAAACTGCCCAGGTATGTAAAGAACAAGTTCTTTATCACGGGCATCGCATTTGTTATATGGATTGCCTTTCTGGACAAGACCAACCTGATGTACCAATATCAGTTCCAGTCTGAAGTCAACAAACTGGAAAACCAGAAAGACTTTTTTATCAAAGAAATCAAACAGACTAAGGAAGAACAACAGGAACTCCTGTCCAGCCCGGAAAAACTGGAGAAATTTGCCCGCGAAAAATATTATATGAAAAAGGATAATGAAGACCTCTTTATTATCACGCCTGCCCCCCAAGAGTAG
- the nth gene encoding endonuclease III, protein MTKKERYAFVLNYFETHVPNAETELIYDNPYQLLVAVILSAQCTDKRVNMTTPAIFERYPDTAALSQATFDDLFPLIRSISYPNNKTKHLIGMAQMVMDDFNGEIPDTVAELVKLPGVGRKTANVITSVVHQQPNMAVDTHVFRVSARIGLTTNAKTPLQTELQLLKNIPKEKVHIAHHWLILHGRYICLARNPKCEECGLRPACKYYQQLIKAQ, encoded by the coding sequence ATGACCAAAAAAGAGCGGTACGCCTTTGTGCTCAACTATTTTGAGACACATGTGCCTAATGCCGAAACAGAGCTTATTTACGATAATCCCTACCAGCTGCTGGTAGCCGTTATTCTCTCCGCACAATGCACCGATAAACGGGTGAATATGACCACTCCCGCCATATTTGAGCGTTACCCGGACACTGCGGCACTTAGTCAGGCTACCTTCGATGATCTGTTTCCTCTCATCAGAAGTATTAGTTATCCTAACAATAAAACCAAACACCTCATCGGCATGGCCCAGATGGTGATGGATGACTTCAACGGAGAAATACCAGACACCGTGGCCGAACTGGTGAAACTGCCCGGCGTAGGCCGTAAAACCGCTAACGTGATCACCTCCGTGGTACACCAGCAGCCCAATATGGCCGTGGATACCCACGTATTCAGGGTTTCCGCCCGCATTGGTCTTACCACCAACGCTAAAACACCGCTGCAAACAGAACTGCAACTACTGAAGAATATACCTAAAGAAAAGGTACATATCGCCCACCACTGGCTGATCCTGCATGGCCGTTATATCTGCCTGGCAAGAAATCCCAAATGTGAAGAATGTGGTTTAAGGCCCGCCTGCAAGTATTATCAGCAGCTTATCAAAGCACAATAA
- a CDS encoding YqjF family protein: MRPFLTANWRNLLMLNFAADAATLQPYLPAHTEPDTWNNIHYVSLVGFLFEDTRVKGISFPGHRTFEEVNLRFYVRYKDQGQWKRGVVFIKELVPKHLITFVANTLYRENYATHRMRHQWEYPGNNTLRVTYEWEINGQPNYLSATAAETALPLTPGSEAAFITEHYWGYTRLNDRTTGEYQVTHPQWDIHPVQHYDYQCNAAELYGAAFGPILQQPPLSALLAQGSAIAVMPGRKLLA, from the coding sequence ATGCGCCCATTCCTGACTGCCAACTGGCGAAATCTGCTGATGCTGAATTTTGCCGCAGATGCCGCCACCTTACAGCCCTACCTTCCCGCACATACAGAACCGGATACCTGGAACAATATTCATTATGTAAGCCTGGTAGGTTTCCTGTTTGAAGATACCCGCGTAAAAGGTATCTCCTTCCCCGGCCACCGTACTTTCGAAGAAGTGAACCTCCGCTTTTATGTGCGTTATAAAGACCAGGGACAATGGAAACGCGGCGTAGTATTTATCAAAGAACTGGTACCTAAACACCTGATCACCTTTGTAGCCAATACCCTGTACCGGGAAAACTATGCGACTCACCGCATGCGCCACCAGTGGGAATATCCCGGTAACAACACCCTGCGGGTCACCTATGAATGGGAAATAAACGGCCAGCCTAATTACCTCAGCGCTACAGCTGCCGAAACAGCCCTGCCTCTCACCCCTGGCAGTGAAGCCGCCTTTATCACCGAACATTACTGGGGCTATACACGGCTCAATGACCGCACCACCGGCGAGTATCAGGTAACCCACCCGCAATGGGACATCCATCCGGTACAACATTATGACTACCAGTGCAACGCTGCGGAACTATATGGCGCCGCCTTCGGTCCTATCCTGCAACAGCCCCCGCTTTCCGCGCTGCTGGCCCAGGGATCGGCTATCGCTGTAATGCCCGGAAGGAAGCTGCTGGCCTAA
- a CDS encoding nucleoside permease — translation MKSAVRVQLSFMMFLEFFIWGAWFVTLGTFVLKNLQDTNANQVSVAFLTQSIGAVIAPFIVGIIADRFISAQVILGAIHLAGAALLWTCSGMTSFDSFYPILLLYMVLYMPTLALVNSISFRQMSDPSKDFSSIRVFGTAGWIVAGLLIGWLNWEKNSTLDLTFKMAAGASLLLGLFSFTLPKTPPLKKGTQISVKEILGLDAIRMLKNRSYLLFFIASIAICIPLAFYYNFTNPYLNEIGMTAAAGKQSLGQVSEVFFMLVMPLFFVRLGVKKMLALGMLAWVLRYVLFAYGNVDSNYWMLIAGIVLHGICYDFFFVTGQIYTDKLAGEEFKSSAQGFVTLATYGVGMLIGFLISGPIVESYKTAEGHNWHSIWLIPAGIAAVVLVMFILLFKNKQETVPDLELKFDLEKK, via the coding sequence ATGAAATCAGCCGTAAGAGTACAATTGTCCTTCATGATGTTCCTGGAGTTCTTTATCTGGGGCGCATGGTTTGTGACACTTGGGACATTCGTATTAAAAAATCTGCAGGACACCAACGCCAACCAGGTGAGCGTTGCCTTCCTCACACAATCCATCGGTGCCGTGATCGCACCATTTATTGTGGGAATTATTGCGGACCGTTTTATTTCCGCCCAGGTAATACTGGGTGCTATCCACCTGGCCGGAGCCGCCTTATTATGGACCTGCTCCGGTATGACAAGCTTCGACAGCTTCTATCCTATCCTGCTGTTGTACATGGTGCTTTACATGCCTACGCTCGCACTGGTAAACTCTATCTCCTTCCGGCAGATGAGCGACCCCAGCAAAGACTTCTCCTCTATCCGTGTATTTGGTACTGCCGGCTGGATCGTGGCCGGTTTGCTGATCGGATGGCTCAACTGGGAGAAAAACAGCACGCTGGATCTCACTTTCAAAATGGCTGCAGGCGCTTCTCTGCTGCTGGGCCTTTTCAGCTTTACGCTGCCTAAAACACCGCCGTTAAAGAAAGGTACCCAGATCTCTGTAAAGGAAATTCTGGGCCTGGATGCTATCCGGATGCTGAAAAACCGCTCCTATCTGCTGTTTTTCATTGCTTCCATTGCTATCTGCATCCCGCTGGCTTTCTATTACAATTTCACCAATCCATACCTGAACGAAATCGGTATGACGGCTGCTGCCGGTAAACAGTCCCTCGGCCAGGTGTCTGAAGTTTTCTTCATGCTGGTAATGCCACTCTTCTTTGTAAGACTGGGCGTTAAAAAAATGCTGGCACTGGGCATGCTCGCCTGGGTGCTGCGTTATGTGCTGTTTGCCTACGGTAATGTAGACTCCAACTACTGGATGCTGATCGCTGGTATCGTGTTGCACGGCATCTGCTACGACTTCTTCTTTGTTACCGGGCAGATCTATACCGATAAACTGGCAGGTGAAGAGTTCAAAAGCTCCGCACAGGGCTTTGTAACATTGGCCACCTATGGTGTGGGCATGCTAATCGGGTTCCTGATCTCCGGTCCTATTGTAGAATCGTATAAAACTGCCGAAGGCCACAACTGGCATAGCATCTGGCTGATACCTGCCGGTATTGCCGCTGTTGTGCTAGTGATGTTTATCCTCTTATTTAAAAACAAGCAGGAAACAGTTCCCGACCTGGAGCTGAAGTTTGATTTAGAGAAGAAATAA
- a CDS encoding Gfo/Idh/MocA family protein yields the protein MAKIAMLGSGFIGRFYADSLQGQRSRDKIVSIYSRREESAKKFAADYDVAHWTVDMEEAIARPEVEVVCISLPNNLHEAAVLLCCKHKKAVICTKPLGRNAQEAKRMLEAVEKAGIFHGYLEDLVYTPKFLKALQSVKAGALGRILWAKSRETHPGPHSEWFWDKEQAGGGCILDLGCHCVEIGRSFIGKDIKPVEVMCWADTQVKPIDAEDHAIGLVKYENGAIGQFEVSWTFRGGLDLRDEVMGTEGTIWLNNFLRTGFDMFTTGKGADYVAEKAESNSGWLFPVGDELNELGYNHMFTDMFNAMESGTAPHETFYDGYVVNAILDAAYKSAASKKWEPVQLEIWRGQEGVTKAQTLNDYNDQYYLVKEEMTHFGAKKLILKDKETGQIIEKTVS from the coding sequence ATGGCAAAGATCGCAATGCTTGGCTCGGGCTTTATCGGGCGTTTTTATGCAGATTCCCTGCAGGGACAAAGAAGCAGGGATAAAATCGTGAGTATCTATTCCCGCCGGGAAGAGAGCGCGAAAAAGTTTGCTGCCGACTACGACGTGGCACACTGGACAGTAGATATGGAAGAAGCTATTGCCCGTCCGGAGGTAGAAGTAGTTTGTATATCGCTTCCCAACAACCTGCACGAAGCAGCTGTGTTGCTCTGTTGCAAGCATAAAAAGGCGGTGATCTGTACCAAACCGCTGGGTCGTAATGCCCAGGAAGCCAAAAGGATGCTGGAAGCGGTGGAAAAAGCCGGTATCTTCCACGGTTACCTCGAAGACCTGGTATATACGCCCAAGTTCCTCAAAGCGCTGCAGAGCGTGAAAGCCGGTGCTTTAGGCCGTATACTCTGGGCCAAGTCGAGGGAAACTCATCCCGGCCCGCACAGCGAATGGTTTTGGGACAAGGAACAGGCCGGCGGTGGCTGTATCCTCGATCTGGGCTGTCATTGCGTGGAGATAGGCCGTAGCTTTATCGGAAAAGATATCAAACCGGTAGAAGTAATGTGCTGGGCAGATACACAGGTAAAACCGATCGATGCGGAAGATCATGCCATCGGGCTGGTAAAATACGAAAACGGCGCTATCGGCCAGTTTGAAGTAAGCTGGACATTCCGCGGCGGCCTGGACCTGCGTGATGAAGTGATGGGCACGGAAGGCACTATCTGGCTCAACAACTTCCTGCGTACCGGCTTCGATATGTTCACTACCGGCAAGGGCGCCGACTATGTGGCAGAGAAAGCCGAAAGCAACTCAGGCTGGCTGTTTCCGGTAGGTGATGAGCTGAATGAACTGGGATACAATCACATGTTCACGGATATGTTTAACGCGATGGAAAGTGGCACTGCTCCGCATGAAACCTTCTATGATGGTTATGTAGTGAATGCCATCCTCGATGCTGCCTATAAAAGCGCCGCATCCAAAAAATGGGAACCGGTACAACTGGAAATATGGCGTGGCCAGGAAGGTGTTACCAAAGCCCAGACACTCAACGACTATAACGACCAATACTATCTTGTAAAGGAAGAGATGACCCATTTCGGAGCTAAAAAACTGATCCTGAAAGACAAGGAAACAGGACAGATCATCGAAAAAACAGTCTCCTGA
- a CDS encoding DUF6134 family protein, with protein sequence MKCLFRVLLSIAIVAVLYLQTQAQTTTFEVRVANHAVGTLEAHRKVSGSAKSITIKTRVQTFLARVNTDIFNEYNNNVLTLAKSSRVAGKNGEDKETTTRRNGNDYTIVLNGEKSVIDNTEIDHCVADLYFTEPKQLSRIFSEALGRFLTIRSLGGGQYELVLPEGKKNIYKYMNGVLVEVEVNHTFGKAVLVRNS encoded by the coding sequence ATGAAATGCCTTTTTCGCGTATTGTTAAGCATTGCTATTGTGGCTGTATTGTACCTTCAGACACAGGCCCAGACAACCACTTTTGAAGTCCGGGTTGCCAATCATGCTGTAGGGACACTGGAAGCACATCGTAAGGTAAGTGGCAGTGCTAAGAGCATCACTATTAAAACACGTGTCCAGACATTTCTGGCCAGGGTTAACACTGACATCTTCAACGAGTACAACAACAATGTGCTCACGCTCGCCAAATCCTCCCGGGTAGCGGGTAAAAACGGAGAAGATAAGGAAACTACCACACGTCGTAACGGTAACGATTATACGATTGTGTTAAACGGTGAAAAATCTGTGATAGATAATACAGAGATTGATCACTGTGTGGCAGATCTTTATTTTACAGAACCTAAACAGCTGTCCCGTATCTTCTCAGAAGCCCTGGGACGCTTTCTCACCATCCGTTCACTGGGAGGAGGTCAATATGAGCTGGTGTTGCCGGAAGGGAAGAAAAATATCTACAAATACATGAATGGGGTGCTGGTGGAAGTAGAGGTAAACCACACCTTTGGGAAAGCAGTGCTTGTAAGAAACAGCTGA
- a CDS encoding 2-oxoacid:acceptor oxidoreductase subunit alpha yields the protein MPNTSIQQLDDVVIKFAGDSGDGMQLTGSQFSNNTALIGNDLSTFPDFPAEIRAPQGTLAGVSGFQLHFSSNRIFTPGDACDVLVAMNAAALKANLKGLKKGGIIIANTDGFDNKNLRLANYPEGVNPLEDGSLVNYQVHTMDVTKMTREALKDTSLGMKEKDRAKNMFVLGFLYWLYDRNMDNTEAFLQDKFGKKPEILESNLRVLRAGYNFADTVEAFTTRYRVEKARMEPGTYRSITGNTALAYGLVAASQKANLPIFLGTYPITPASDILHELSRLKNFGIRTFQAEDEIAGITSAIGASYGGHMGITTTSGPGMALKGEAMGLAVMLEIPLLIIDIQRGGPSTGLPTKTEQSDLLQAYYGRNGECPMPIISASTPADCFDAIFEAFRISVQHMTPVIFLSDGYIANGAEPWRFPKSADLPAIEVKFKKQLEEGEEHFLPYHRDENLVRPWAVPGTPGLEHRIGGLEKQNITGNVSYDPENHQLMVKIRQEKVDKIADHIPLQKIEVGPEKGKVLVLGWGSTFGAIKSAVLDLLAEGHQVAHAHIRHMRPFPKNLGEILHSYDKVLIPEINNGQLIKIIRDQYLIDAQGYHKIMGVPITKSELITRIKEML from the coding sequence ATGCCTAATACTTCGATTCAACAACTGGATGACGTAGTGATAAAATTTGCAGGCGACAGTGGAGATGGGATGCAGTTGACCGGTAGCCAGTTTTCCAATAATACCGCTTTGATTGGGAATGACCTGAGCACTTTCCCGGACTTCCCGGCCGAAATACGGGCCCCGCAGGGTACCCTGGCAGGGGTGAGCGGATTCCAGCTTCATTTTTCTTCCAACAGGATATTTACCCCCGGCGATGCCTGCGACGTGCTGGTAGCCATGAACGCCGCTGCCCTGAAGGCCAACCTGAAAGGTCTCAAAAAAGGCGGTATCATCATTGCCAATACAGACGGCTTCGATAATAAAAACCTCCGGCTGGCCAACTACCCGGAAGGGGTGAACCCACTGGAAGACGGCTCTCTTGTCAATTATCAGGTGCATACCATGGACGTGACCAAAATGACCAGGGAAGCACTGAAAGATACAAGCCTGGGCATGAAAGAGAAAGACCGCGCCAAAAACATGTTTGTGCTGGGCTTCCTCTACTGGTTGTATGACCGTAACATGGACAATACCGAAGCCTTCCTCCAGGATAAATTCGGTAAAAAACCGGAGATCCTGGAGAGCAACCTGCGGGTACTGCGTGCCGGCTACAACTTTGCCGATACTGTAGAAGCTTTCACCACCCGTTACCGTGTGGAAAAGGCCCGTATGGAGCCAGGTACCTACCGCAGCATCACGGGTAACACTGCCCTGGCTTATGGCCTGGTAGCCGCCTCTCAGAAGGCTAATCTGCCTATATTCCTGGGTACTTATCCCATCACACCGGCTTCTGATATCCTCCACGAACTGAGCCGCCTGAAGAACTTCGGTATCCGCACCTTCCAGGCAGAAGACGAAATCGCAGGTATTACCTCCGCTATCGGTGCCTCCTACGGCGGCCATATGGGTATAACCACTACCTCCGGTCCCGGTATGGCACTGAAAGGTGAAGCCATGGGTCTGGCCGTTATGCTGGAAATCCCTCTGCTGATCATTGATATTCAGCGCGGCGGTCCTTCTACTGGCTTGCCTACCAAAACAGAACAATCAGACCTCCTGCAGGCTTATTATGGCCGCAACGGAGAATGTCCGATGCCTATCATATCTGCGTCCACGCCGGCAGACTGTTTCGATGCTATCTTCGAAGCTTTCCGCATCTCCGTGCAGCATATGACCCCCGTAATCTTCCTGAGCGACGGTTACATCGCCAACGGTGCTGAACCCTGGCGTTTCCCGAAAAGTGCCGACCTCCCTGCCATTGAAGTGAAATTCAAAAAGCAGCTGGAAGAAGGGGAAGAGCATTTCCTGCCTTACCACCGCGATGAAAACCTGGTACGCCCCTGGGCTGTGCCTGGTACACCGGGACTGGAACACCGCATCGGTGGCCTGGAAAAGCAGAATATCACCGGTAACGTTAGCTACGACCCTGAAAACCACCAGCTTATGGTGAAAATCCGTCAGGAAAAAGTAGATAAAATCGCTGATCATATTCCTTTACAGAAAATCGAAGTAGGCCCGGAAAAAGGTAAAGTGCTGGTACTCGGCTGGGGATCTACCTTTGGCGCCATTAAAAGCGCAGTGCTCGATCTGCTGGCTGAAGGTCACCAGGTGGCACATGCTCATATCCGCCATATGCGCCCCTTCCCTAAAAACCTGGGCGAAATCCTCCACAGCTACGATAAAGTACTGATCCCGGAAATCAACAACGGTCAACTGATAAAGATCATCCGCGACCAATACCTGATCGATGCGCAGGGATACCACAAAATCATGGGTGTGCCCATCACTAAAAGTGAGCTCATCACTCGTATTAAGGAAATGTTATAA